A part of Gemmatimonas groenlandica genomic DNA contains:
- a CDS encoding nuclear transport factor 2 family protein produces the protein MKPVQEQVDAYNARDLERFLACYATDVVIENAAGDRLVAGEAAMREMYGALFANSPSLSAEVRSQFTTGEFTVLEEYCSGMNLPGYPTELHIGVVYRVRAGKIDHVRFLM, from the coding sequence ATGAAACCCGTCCAAGAACAGGTCGACGCCTACAACGCCCGCGATCTCGAGCGCTTTCTCGCCTGCTACGCAACCGATGTAGTCATCGAGAACGCTGCCGGCGACAGACTAGTCGCCGGAGAAGCCGCGATGCGCGAGATGTACGGGGCGCTCTTCGCCAACAGCCCGTCACTCTCGGCGGAGGTACGATCACAATTCACGACCGGTGAGTTCACCGTGCTCGAAGAGTACTGCAGCGGCATGAACCTGCCGGGCTACCCCACAGAGTTGCACATCGGCGTCGTGTATCGCGTGCGCGCTGGAAAGATCGACCACGTCCGGTTTCTAATGTAG
- a CDS encoding protein kinase domain-containing protein: MTDPHREQLQTAIGTAYQLDREIGAGGMATVWLAHDPKHQRVVAIKFLRNDVGEAVGEERFFREIRTTAALRHPHILPLFDSGRAGDRLYYVAPLIEGESLRARITRDGALPLTDALRLLREVTSALAYAHERGVVHRDIKPENILLGEGGAIVADFGIAKAQLPTAPTDLTPLGFVLGTPAYVAPEQAVGESIGPGADVYALGCVAYELLTGLPPFAGRSAQGLLAAHLMETPAALSSKRSDVSAELNELIAHCLAKEPSRRPADARELLTRLDALVLPTAQLPSTPARAAAVPTTGATERAVSIAVLPFTNLSASADDQYFSDGMTEDVIAQLSGVRSLKVISRTTVMRYRGTTKSAAEIAGELSVTHLLEGSVRRHGDRLRVVAQLIDGRDDRQVWAETLDRKLTDVFEVQSELAQHIAAALRTTLTDTERHRLVSRPTTDVETYNLYLLGRHHYNQVGPESFALACDYYRQAIARDPKFAPAYSALGSAQIYLGTGYWGVRPDDAYPEGERLARLALALDPDDGEAQCLLGTAAAWYRWDFETSRAALEAALKCNPNDGWTHSVRGHLLTLSGRFDAAKTALDRSIELDPSSPMLRLNAAMLAGMGGRPAEAISHGTVLHAMYPDTVIGEQVLAIGYLYGGRADLAVAPFRNAHQLAPSSFGALCLAFSLAMAKEERQAREILDALRTREATEYIWPMGFALSYAHLGETSRALDYLEEACDERVGWMLFIGVEPGFDVLRNEPRFQAVQRRVLGHAAP; encoded by the coding sequence ATGACCGATCCCCACCGCGAGCAGCTCCAGACGGCAATTGGCACCGCGTATCAGCTCGATCGCGAGATCGGTGCTGGCGGTATGGCAACGGTGTGGCTCGCCCACGACCCGAAACATCAGCGTGTCGTAGCGATCAAGTTTCTTCGCAATGACGTCGGTGAAGCCGTTGGCGAAGAGCGCTTCTTCCGCGAGATCCGCACGACGGCGGCGTTGCGTCACCCTCATATCCTGCCGCTGTTCGATTCAGGGCGAGCGGGTGATCGTCTGTACTACGTGGCGCCGTTGATCGAGGGTGAGTCGCTACGGGCGCGGATCACGCGAGACGGTGCCCTGCCCCTCACTGACGCGCTGCGATTGCTCCGCGAGGTGACATCAGCGCTGGCTTACGCGCACGAACGCGGTGTGGTGCATCGCGATATCAAGCCGGAGAATATCCTGCTCGGTGAGGGCGGCGCGATCGTGGCCGACTTTGGGATCGCGAAGGCGCAGCTCCCCACGGCGCCCACTGATCTGACGCCGCTGGGGTTCGTACTCGGTACCCCAGCTTATGTCGCGCCAGAGCAAGCCGTGGGAGAGTCGATCGGCCCAGGCGCCGATGTGTATGCGTTGGGGTGCGTGGCGTACGAACTGTTGACGGGATTGCCGCCATTTGCCGGGAGGTCGGCCCAAGGGCTGCTGGCCGCACATCTCATGGAGACGCCGGCGGCGTTGTCGTCGAAGCGCTCGGATGTATCAGCGGAGCTCAACGAGCTTATCGCCCACTGTCTGGCGAAGGAGCCATCGCGACGGCCAGCCGACGCGCGCGAGCTGCTCACGCGTCTCGACGCGCTTGTGTTGCCGACGGCGCAACTGCCATCGACGCCGGCTCGCGCCGCCGCCGTGCCGACGACGGGCGCGACCGAGCGAGCCGTGAGCATCGCGGTCCTGCCGTTCACGAATCTTAGTGCCAGCGCAGACGATCAGTATTTCAGCGACGGTATGACGGAAGACGTGATCGCCCAGCTGTCCGGTGTGCGATCGCTGAAAGTCATCTCGCGGACAACCGTGATGCGGTATCGCGGCACGACCAAGAGCGCCGCGGAGATTGCCGGTGAACTGTCGGTGACTCACCTACTCGAAGGCAGTGTGCGCCGCCACGGCGATCGTCTACGAGTCGTGGCGCAGCTGATCGACGGACGGGACGATCGACAGGTGTGGGCGGAGACGCTTGACCGAAAGCTGACCGACGTCTTCGAAGTGCAGAGCGAACTCGCGCAACACATTGCCGCCGCGCTGCGCACCACCTTGACCGACACGGAGCGACATCGGCTGGTGAGCCGACCCACCACCGACGTGGAGACCTACAATCTCTACCTGCTCGGGCGACACCACTACAATCAGGTCGGGCCGGAATCCTTCGCGCTGGCGTGCGACTACTATCGGCAGGCGATCGCGCGCGACCCGAAGTTTGCCCCAGCGTATTCAGCGCTCGGCAGCGCACAGATCTACCTGGGCACCGGCTATTGGGGCGTACGGCCTGACGACGCGTATCCAGAAGGCGAACGACTCGCGCGTTTGGCACTCGCGCTCGATCCGGATGATGGTGAGGCACAGTGCCTGCTCGGAACCGCCGCTGCCTGGTACCGCTGGGATTTTGAGACATCGCGTGCCGCACTCGAAGCAGCGTTGAAGTGTAATCCGAATGACGGGTGGACGCACAGTGTTCGTGGGCATCTGCTCACGCTGAGCGGTCGATTCGACGCGGCAAAGACGGCGTTGGATCGGTCGATCGAACTCGATCCGAGCTCGCCGATGCTCCGCCTGAACGCTGCGATGCTCGCTGGCATGGGCGGACGACCTGCCGAGGCCATCTCGCACGGAACGGTGTTGCACGCGATGTATCCGGACACCGTGATCGGCGAGCAGGTGCTCGCCATCGGCTATCTGTATGGCGGTCGCGCAGACCTCGCCGTGGCACCGTTTCGGAACGCGCATCAGCTGGCGCCCAGTTCATTCGGTGCACTCTGCCTCGCTTTCTCGCTCGCGATGGCAAAGGAGGAGCGCCAGGCGCGCGAAATCCTCGACGCCCTGCGCACTCGCGAAGCGACCGAGTACATCTGGCCGATGGGTTTTGCGCTCAGCTATGCGCATCTCGGGGAGACGTCGCGCGCGCTGGATTACCTCGAAGAGGCGTGCGACGAGCGCGTGGGGTGGATGCTGTTCATTGGGGTCGAACCTGGCTTTGACGTGCTGCGCAACGAACCACGCTTTCAGGCGGTGCAGCGGCGCGTACTCGGGCACGCTGCACCGTAA
- a CDS encoding serine/threonine-protein kinase: MTDTTALAAAIADRYTLDRELGRGGMATVYLARDIRHDRMVALKLLHPELGAVLGAERFLSEIRTTANLQHPNILPLFDSGSAAGLVFYVMPYVTGETLRDKLAREGQLSVNDAVRITRGIASALNYAHRQGVIHRDIKPENILLQDGQPLVADFGIALAVSNAGGTRITQTGLSVGTPAYMSPEQAAAERQLDGRSDQYSLASVLYELLAGGPPFTGASAAAVMSRVMTEVPRPVHALRPAVPESVSDALSRALEKVPADRYESVAHFADALAVDGSSGYRASKAVAAAGPWKRRALVIAAIGVVAAGASWMVPRSSSATLSDHGSAPRFFSIALPDSLPLVPGRDRFGAALRSLDISGDGRRLVYTAGRGDSTELAIADLDDGTVALVSNTPRASMPTFAPDDRAIAFMQDTLLRRINANGDGGTTLAVFRTLESLAWGRDGRVYGAGYASCLQSVPETGGAVRIDSAPGCPVVITPTHQPLAQATPLVVDSRLHLIPATGGAAIPIRALAAAPGDSDVVQGSHPLLVDNRFLVFVRDSTMFAAPIDISSARLTGAPRVLLSGVHTEHFPVQAHMALSGEGTLVWVSGRDASRAQFVRVRRNGTTIDTLPIPEGAVKSFALSPDGMKVAWSTPARWRKELMVYDIGRRVTETYVSDRPIMPVLWLHRGGDSLITSYSGNTSAVRLAGRRVDQISAPPMFHESIDGKWRCRGGLVWPAARLQDSVRLILSPTQCRFSYDVRSIVMKADDGLFVAPVAKLVPETVVRISAFGDEPHWTGDSRSVLFRDGDRWYEVPMSASGSPLSPPKLLFTRFFNQANATSWGLDEQGRMMMLQGPPLVRTTRINVITNFPRFVAEKLK; encoded by the coding sequence ATGACTGACACCACCGCGCTGGCGGCCGCGATCGCGGATCGCTACACCCTCGATCGTGAGCTCGGCCGCGGTGGCATGGCAACCGTGTATCTGGCACGCGACATCCGCCACGACCGCATGGTGGCGCTCAAGCTGCTGCATCCGGAACTCGGGGCCGTGCTGGGCGCCGAGCGCTTTTTGTCGGAGATTCGCACCACCGCCAATCTGCAGCACCCGAATATTCTGCCGCTCTTTGATTCCGGATCGGCGGCGGGGCTCGTGTTTTATGTCATGCCGTACGTGACGGGCGAGACGCTGCGCGACAAACTGGCGCGCGAAGGGCAGCTGTCGGTGAACGACGCGGTGCGCATTACCCGTGGAATTGCATCGGCACTCAACTATGCCCATCGACAGGGTGTGATCCACCGCGATATCAAGCCGGAGAACATCCTGCTGCAGGACGGGCAGCCGCTGGTGGCCGACTTCGGCATCGCGCTGGCGGTGAGCAATGCGGGGGGCACGCGCATTACGCAGACGGGCCTGAGCGTCGGGACACCGGCCTACATGAGTCCCGAGCAGGCGGCCGCGGAACGACAGCTTGATGGACGCAGCGACCAGTACTCGTTGGCCAGTGTGCTGTACGAGCTGTTGGCGGGTGGGCCACCGTTTACCGGCGCCAGCGCGGCGGCAGTCATGAGTCGCGTCATGACGGAAGTGCCACGTCCAGTGCATGCGCTTCGGCCGGCAGTGCCGGAGTCGGTTTCCGACGCACTGTCGCGTGCGCTCGAGAAGGTCCCGGCAGACCGCTATGAAAGCGTGGCGCACTTCGCTGACGCGCTCGCGGTAGACGGCTCGTCGGGATATCGCGCGTCGAAAGCCGTCGCCGCCGCTGGGCCATGGAAGCGACGGGCACTGGTGATTGCCGCGATCGGCGTGGTCGCAGCTGGCGCGTCGTGGATGGTGCCGCGTTCGTCGAGTGCCACGTTGTCCGACCATGGCAGCGCACCGCGATTCTTCAGTATTGCGCTGCCTGACAGTCTGCCACTCGTGCCCGGTCGTGATCGATTCGGCGCGGCGCTTCGGTCACTGGATATCAGTGGCGACGGGCGTAGGTTGGTGTATACCGCAGGGCGTGGAGATTCCACAGAACTCGCTATCGCGGACCTCGATGACGGCACGGTGGCGCTGGTCTCGAACACGCCCCGCGCGAGTATGCCGACGTTCGCTCCCGATGATCGCGCCATCGCGTTCATGCAGGACACGCTTCTCCGTCGCATCAACGCGAACGGCGACGGCGGTACTACACTCGCCGTGTTCAGAACGTTGGAGTCGCTGGCGTGGGGCCGTGATGGGCGGGTGTATGGTGCCGGGTATGCAAGCTGCCTTCAGTCGGTGCCGGAAACTGGTGGTGCCGTTCGCATCGACTCGGCGCCGGGCTGCCCGGTAGTCATTACTCCAACACACCAACCACTTGCCCAAGCCACGCCACTCGTGGTCGACTCTCGTTTGCATCTGATACCGGCCACTGGTGGTGCAGCGATACCAATTCGTGCACTCGCAGCAGCGCCGGGCGATTCCGACGTTGTGCAAGGATCGCATCCGCTATTGGTGGACAACCGCTTTCTGGTGTTTGTGCGTGATAGCACCATGTTCGCTGCGCCAATCGACATCAGCAGCGCGCGGCTGACCGGCGCGCCTCGGGTGTTGCTCAGTGGCGTTCACACCGAGCATTTCCCCGTGCAGGCGCATATGGCGTTGAGTGGGGAGGGCACGCTGGTATGGGTGAGCGGCCGTGACGCGTCGCGCGCGCAATTCGTTCGGGTGCGACGCAACGGCACCACCATTGATACGCTGCCGATCCCCGAAGGCGCTGTCAAGAGCTTCGCGCTGAGTCCGGACGGCATGAAGGTGGCGTGGTCCACGCCGGCGCGCTGGAGGAAGGAGCTCATGGTATACGATATTGGCCGTCGCGTCACGGAAACGTACGTAAGCGACCGGCCGATCATGCCGGTGTTGTGGCTTCATCGCGGCGGGGACTCACTGATCACGTCGTACAGCGGCAATACCAGCGCGGTACGTCTAGCCGGACGACGTGTCGATCAAATCAGCGCGCCGCCCATGTTCCACGAGTCAATAGACGGCAAATGGCGTTGTCGCGGAGGGCTGGTCTGGCCGGCCGCGCGGTTACAGGACAGCGTGCGCCTGATACTGTCGCCAACGCAATGTCGATTCTCGTACGATGTGCGATCGATTGTCATGAAGGCCGACGACGGACTGTTCGTCGCACCCGTCGCGAAGCTCGTTCCAGAAACGGTGGTTCGCATCTCCGCTTTCGGGGACGAGCCTCACTGGACCGGCGACAGCAGAAGCGTGTTGTTCCGCGATGGCGATCGCTGGTACGAGGTGCCCATGAGCGCATCCGGAAGCCCACTGTCGCCACCGAAGCTGCTCTTTACCCGATTTTTCAATCAAGCAAATGCCACCAGCTGGGGCCTCGACGAGCAAGGCCGCATGATGATGCTGCAGGGGCCGCCGCTGGTGCGCACGACGCGCATCAACGTGATCACAAACTTCCCACGCTTCGTCGCGGAGAAACTGAAGTAG
- a CDS encoding PD40 domain-containing protein: protein MPRLRLHVLPRPREQQLNDGGNHGSRRVSPDGKWLAYVTEQDGQKNVFVRSMSPGGGRVQLSTENGTAPTWGRQANTLYYRADSRVRKVTLNLTGALPAVSAQDSLLALPSSSGTFDVHPDGRQFVYVRDGVEDARPVVFTNWARTVVGKVRNRQQETSRHCASVDSIRGHPRLVALRPGVRHWELFTNLCHPGAVRGNVGTDATHFALVTEAGAE, encoded by the coding sequence ATGCCGCGTCTGCGACTGCACGTCTTACCGCGTCCACGCGAGCAGCAGCTCAACGACGGCGGAAATCACGGGTCCCGTAGAGTCTCCCCCGACGGCAAGTGGCTCGCCTACGTAACGGAGCAAGACGGCCAGAAGAACGTCTTCGTCCGGTCGATGTCGCCAGGCGGGGGACGAGTGCAGCTGTCGACGGAGAATGGCACGGCGCCCACGTGGGGACGGCAAGCGAACACGCTGTACTATCGCGCCGATAGCCGCGTGCGCAAAGTGACGCTCAACCTGACGGGCGCGCTGCCAGCGGTGTCCGCACAGGATTCCCTGCTGGCGCTTCCGTCGAGCAGCGGCACGTTCGATGTGCATCCCGATGGCCGGCAGTTCGTATACGTGCGGGATGGTGTCGAAGACGCGCGGCCGGTGGTGTTCACGAATTGGGCGCGCACGGTCGTTGGTAAGGTGCGCAATCGACAGCAGGAAACATCGCGACACTGTGCCTCGGTCGACTCGATCCGTGGGCATCCGCGCTTGGTGGCGCTCCGACCCGGAGTACGGCATTGGGAACTGTTTACCAACCTGTGTCATCCTGGCGCGGTGCGCGGAAACGTAGGAACCGATGCGACTCATTTTGCGCTCGTGACAGAGGCCGGCGCTGAATGA
- a CDS encoding TolC family protein codes for MSNAVLPPRRPFSQRFRRLASAVVAVIVCTPHVGLAQVTSPRAEQISASDTITSVVTVLRHARDVSPAARISQSSSRIASRTADLAAVPLSPFVSLDATALRQTLNLATFGFPGASAASDPFSVYNVGVRAQQTLLDASAWRRMRAQRDSARAALGDDVETRDAIGTGAAVRYFQLLAADANRTGREADSTLAAAVLADVAARRQVGETTDIDVTRARLGVTVAAARLVDARATTEQARLDLALSMGLAPVMLPMIRDTLRAPIASDSTVMAMEGAIALEVVIARRGDVQASRARAQSASNLISARRLELLPRVTAFGDFSATGVQTSTLPAVYRAGIQASVPLVDGFSRRRRAGIDAERERIAANAAEMTRLRAAREVHGAIVDVKRAMASLASADAQLALSLEELQQARTRVRAGVGNSLETTQAIAAVATAREQVVAGRLRYHLARVEWHRASATLDALR; via the coding sequence ATGAGCAACGCAGTGCTTCCGCCGCGCCGGCCATTCAGTCAGCGATTCCGACGACTCGCCTCTGCCGTCGTCGCAGTGATCGTGTGCACGCCGCACGTGGGGCTCGCGCAGGTCACGAGTCCCCGCGCTGAACAGATCAGTGCCTCCGATACGATCACGTCGGTTGTCACCGTGCTCCGCCACGCCAGGGATGTCTCCCCGGCGGCGAGGATTAGCCAGTCGTCGTCCCGCATCGCGTCACGCACCGCCGACCTCGCCGCGGTACCGCTCTCCCCGTTTGTGTCGCTGGACGCAACGGCGCTTCGACAGACGCTCAACCTCGCGACGTTCGGTTTCCCCGGAGCGAGTGCTGCCTCCGATCCCTTTAGCGTGTACAACGTCGGAGTCCGCGCACAGCAGACATTGCTCGATGCATCGGCCTGGCGTCGTATGCGCGCGCAGCGCGACTCCGCACGAGCAGCGCTCGGCGATGATGTCGAGACGCGTGATGCGATTGGTACGGGTGCCGCCGTGCGTTACTTCCAGTTGCTCGCTGCCGATGCGAACCGCACTGGTCGTGAGGCGGACAGCACGCTGGCGGCAGCCGTACTCGCTGACGTCGCCGCGCGCCGCCAAGTCGGCGAAACCACCGACATCGATGTCACCCGTGCGCGCCTCGGTGTGACGGTTGCGGCGGCACGGCTGGTCGATGCTCGTGCCACAACCGAGCAGGCTCGTCTCGACCTCGCACTGTCCATGGGGCTCGCGCCCGTCATGTTGCCGATGATCCGCGACACGTTGCGCGCACCGATCGCCTCCGATTCGACGGTGATGGCCATGGAGGGCGCCATTGCGCTCGAGGTGGTCATTGCGCGACGCGGCGATGTGCAGGCAAGCCGCGCCCGCGCGCAGTCCGCATCGAACCTTATCAGCGCACGGCGCCTCGAACTCCTGCCACGCGTCACGGCCTTTGGCGACTTTAGCGCCACCGGCGTACAGACGTCGACGTTGCCTGCTGTCTACCGAGCCGGCATTCAAGCTTCGGTTCCGCTCGTGGATGGATTCTCTCGCCGCCGGCGTGCAGGTATCGACGCAGAGCGTGAGCGGATTGCGGCGAATGCAGCCGAGATGACGCGCCTGCGAGCCGCACGGGAAGTCCATGGGGCGATTGTCGATGTGAAACGTGCCATGGCCTCGCTCGCGAGCGCTGATGCGCAGCTCGCACTGTCACTCGAGGAGCTCCAGCAGGCGCGTACCCGCGTCCGCGCCGGTGTTGGTAATTCGTTGGAGACCACGCAGGCTATCGCCGCCGTTGCGACTGCCCGCGAACAGGTCGTCGCAGGCCGACTCCGCTACCACCTCGCCCGGGTCGAATGGCATCGCGCCTCCGCGACACTCGACGCGCTCCGATGA
- a CDS encoding efflux RND transporter periplasmic adaptor subunit → MRIASGDDDLGAGPTYSGIIVPRVEALVGFQVPGRVVARMVDVGARVAAGTPLARLDARDLALGVESARAALRAADAESQTAAADLARARELHAQRVIADAALERAVAAAASTAARRDDARARVATAENGAQYAILVAPTNGIVTATLAEVGQVVAAGQPAVGIAREGEVEVAADLPERQIQTVRAGAIARVSLVVEESDGAAVISWQARVREVAPAADPMTGTYRVRLSLMKGGAPLPTLGRSASVRFTAPRRGGTYSIPATAVVRTRSIPSVWVLGDKRDHVQLRTIEIASMGDGQVIVRRGLAAGDEIVVSGANRLDSALVVTPWTGRLP, encoded by the coding sequence ATGCGTATTGCATCCGGCGACGATGATCTCGGCGCAGGGCCGACGTATTCGGGGATCATTGTCCCCCGCGTCGAGGCGCTTGTCGGCTTTCAGGTCCCCGGACGCGTCGTCGCGCGCATGGTCGACGTCGGAGCTCGCGTCGCGGCGGGAACGCCACTCGCGCGCCTCGATGCACGTGACCTTGCGTTGGGTGTCGAGAGTGCGCGTGCCGCGCTGCGCGCCGCAGACGCCGAGTCGCAGACCGCGGCGGCGGACCTTGCACGGGCACGCGAGCTGCACGCGCAACGTGTGATCGCCGATGCGGCGCTCGAGCGCGCCGTCGCCGCCGCCGCGTCTACTGCCGCGCGCCGAGACGATGCGCGCGCCCGTGTTGCAACGGCCGAAAACGGCGCGCAGTACGCGATACTCGTGGCGCCGACGAACGGAATCGTGACCGCGACGCTCGCTGAGGTCGGGCAGGTGGTTGCCGCGGGGCAGCCGGCCGTCGGAATCGCCCGTGAAGGAGAAGTGGAGGTCGCCGCAGACCTTCCCGAACGTCAAATCCAAACGGTACGGGCGGGCGCTATCGCACGCGTTTCACTCGTTGTGGAGGAGAGCGATGGCGCGGCGGTCATCAGCTGGCAGGCCCGTGTACGCGAGGTGGCGCCCGCTGCCGACCCCATGACCGGCACGTACCGTGTTCGACTGTCGCTCATGAAGGGCGGCGCGCCGCTCCCGACACTCGGTCGCAGCGCGTCGGTTCGATTTACGGCACCACGCCGCGGTGGGACCTACTCGATCCCAGCAACCGCCGTCGTGCGCACCCGTTCGATTCCCTCGGTCTGGGTACTCGGCGACAAGCGCGACCATGTCCAGCTCCGGACCATCGAGATCGCATCGATGGGAGACGGGCAGGTGATCGTTCGTCGTGGCTTGGCAGCCGGGGATGAAATCGTCGTGTCGGGAGCGAACCGGCTTGACTCGGCACTCGTCGTGACGCCGTGGACTGGACGGCTGCCATGA
- a CDS encoding HEAT repeat domain-containing protein, protein MALWMLSLSRSEYSAAFKGSPMKRAKLRGLKRNAAVVLGNVGSAQDVPSLISALSDEEPLVRGHAAWALGRIATSAALAAIHMALLSEADSDVRAELSAAADSISVRSSPSESK, encoded by the coding sequence ATGGCGCTGTGGATGCTGTCACTTTCACGCTCCGAGTACTCCGCCGCATTCAAGGGATCTCCGATGAAGCGGGCGAAGCTGCGGGGACTGAAGCGCAATGCAGCGGTGGTGCTCGGCAACGTGGGATCAGCACAGGATGTACCGTCGCTGATTTCCGCGCTCTCCGACGAAGAGCCGTTGGTGCGAGGGCACGCTGCCTGGGCCCTAGGACGGATCGCCACATCGGCCGCATTGGCGGCGATCCACATGGCGCTGTTATCGGAAGCCGACTCCGATGTCCGGGCGGAACTATCCGCGGCAGCGGACTCGATCTCAGTGAGATCTTCGCCCAGTGAGAGCAAGTAG